In the genome of Persephonella sp. KM09-Lau-8, one region contains:
- a CDS encoding CZB domain-containing protein encodes MKKINELAEDIDIYISQHAIYINRLEKAIEGKLEFKPTDCHSCAFGKAIDLIKDECMENLPENLKTLFKEIYDLHCEFHNISKNILESKEKEKQLEKIKDISTKLFQKLLQFKNTAKKEPTTI; translated from the coding sequence GTGAAAAAAATAAATGAGCTTGCTGAAGATATAGATATTTATATATCTCAGCATGCAATTTATATAAACAGACTTGAAAAAGCAATAGAAGGAAAATTGGAATTCAAACCAACAGACTGCCATTCCTGTGCATTTGGAAAGGCAATAGATCTCATAAAAGATGAATGTATGGAAAATTTACCAGAGAATCTGAAAACTTTGTTTAAAGAGATTTATGACCTTCATTGTGAATTTCATAATATTTCTAAAAATATTTTAGAAAGTAAAGAAAAAGAAAAACAGCTAGAAAAAATTAAGGATATATCAACTAAGTTATTCCAGAAACTTCTACAGTTTAAAAATACGGCTAAAAAGGAGCCAACAACTATTTAA
- a CDS encoding carbohydrate porin, whose translation MRYRTALIFSLILSGATLSQETQKPFILEHMFHEHKIDFVNSTVYQQIDGYAAVYNSSHIFFDLKFTPDDEIFLNASITFGNGITKETEKEGYSISTTADDLEDYLKDINDTGRDYLLELFYQKSIGNFTFIGGLIDSTAFIDANRYANDEHLQFLNCAFVNNPIAALPSYNPGVYIHYQITGSTGISGVYMQNKPDKGNVGIVEIEYETGNIGIRPYYFYVFGGEELKGFGLSGDYSFGNKGVFLRIGNSNTDQDYFISGGFEISNIFKDDRVGLGYGYIHGKNETDDVHVSEAYYSYSLNEHITLSLDIQYMKEVKKDFIYGSRLYLSF comes from the coding sequence ATGAGATATAGAACTGCCTTAATCTTTAGCCTGATTCTATCTGGAGCTACATTATCTCAAGAAACTCAAAAGCCTTTTATTCTGGAACATATGTTCCATGAGCACAAAATAGATTTTGTGAACTCAACTGTTTATCAACAGATAGATGGATATGCTGCGGTATATAATAGTTCCCACATATTTTTTGATTTGAAATTCACTCCTGATGATGAAATTTTTCTCAATGCTTCTATAACCTTTGGGAATGGGATAACAAAAGAAACAGAAAAGGAAGGATATTCAATATCAACAACTGCAGATGATCTTGAGGATTATCTAAAAGATATAAATGATACAGGAAGAGATTACCTGTTAGAGCTTTTTTACCAGAAATCAATAGGGAATTTCACATTTATAGGAGGCTTAATTGATTCTACAGCTTTTATAGATGCAAATAGATATGCCAATGATGAGCATCTACAGTTTTTGAATTGTGCCTTTGTGAACAATCCAATAGCTGCTTTGCCTTCCTATAATCCAGGGGTATATATCCATTATCAGATCACAGGTTCCACAGGAATTTCCGGAGTTTATATGCAAAATAAACCTGACAAAGGAAATGTTGGTATAGTTGAGATAGAATACGAAACAGGAAATATTGGGATAAGACCTTATTACTTTTATGTTTTTGGAGGAGAAGAGCTTAAAGGTTTTGGTTTATCTGGGGATTATAGTTTTGGAAATAAAGGTGTGTTCCTAAGAATTGGAAATTCAAATACAGACCAGGATTATTTTATCTCTGGTGGATTTGAAATTAGTAATATTTTTAAAGATGACAGAGTTGGTTTGGGGTATGGTTATATTCACGGTAAAAATGAGACAGATGACGTTCACGTTTCAGAGGCTTACTACAGTTATAGCCTGAATGAACATATTACTCTATCTCTGGACATTCAATATATGAAGGAAGTAAAAAAGGATTTTATTTATGGAAGTAGACTATATCTATCTTTTTGA
- a CDS encoding MFS transporter has translation MIDKDFTPVEKKATLGLSAIFSLRMLGLFLVLPVLSIYAHDFPGATSFLVGLAIGAYGLTQAFFQIPYGLLSDKIGRIPILLFSTIIFVFGSLLAAYASLQENIYLLIAGRFLQGMGAVSSVVIALIADLTREEIRTRAMATIGASIGMAFAFGMVLGPWIAAHFGLAGVFGFTAILALISIPYIIWGLPKPKVIVHHEDAEFTGSYLGTVLKDKNLLKMDFGMFVLHMGLTAVFTSAPLILKQFMDVGDLWKVYLVMFLVGLTLMVPSTIIAEKKGLIKEVKIVAILILIFSFGLFMEFENQFVPAIIAIIVYFTGFMMLEPIMPSLMSRYAKPQVKGTASGVFNTAQFLGAFVGGAAAGYLLQYGHKAVFIFLGIITFLWLITVLTLEMPVSVKEKRIKK, from the coding sequence TTGATAGACAAAGATTTTACACCTGTAGAAAAAAAAGCAACCCTTGGTCTTTCTGCAATATTTTCTCTGAGAATGCTTGGACTATTTTTGGTTTTACCTGTTTTAAGTATATATGCCCATGATTTTCCAGGAGCGACATCATTTCTTGTGGGACTTGCCATTGGTGCCTATGGGTTAACTCAGGCTTTCTTCCAGATACCTTATGGACTTTTAAGTGACAAAATAGGAAGAATTCCTATTCTTTTATTCTCTACAATAATATTTGTTTTTGGTAGCCTTCTGGCTGCTTATGCTTCACTGCAGGAGAATATATACCTTCTTATAGCAGGTAGATTTTTACAGGGTATGGGAGCTGTTTCTTCGGTTGTTATTGCCCTTATAGCAGACCTTACCCGTGAAGAAATCAGAACCAGAGCAATGGCAACAATAGGGGCTTCTATAGGAATGGCTTTTGCCTTTGGTATGGTTCTGGGACCATGGATAGCTGCCCATTTTGGACTTGCCGGTGTATTTGGGTTTACAGCAATTTTAGCTTTGATTTCTATTCCTTATATAATCTGGGGATTACCAAAACCAAAAGTAATTGTCCACCATGAAGATGCAGAGTTCACAGGTTCGTATCTTGGAACGGTTTTAAAAGATAAAAACCTGCTTAAAATGGATTTTGGAATGTTTGTTCTCCATATGGGGCTGACAGCTGTTTTTACATCTGCTCCACTGATACTAAAGCAATTCATGGATGTAGGAGATTTATGGAAAGTTTATCTGGTGATGTTTCTTGTTGGTTTAACCTTAATGGTTCCTTCAACTATAATTGCAGAAAAAAAAGGTTTGATAAAAGAGGTAAAAATAGTTGCCATCCTAATCCTTATTTTCTCTTTTGGTCTTTTCATGGAATTTGAAAACCAGTTTGTCCCTGCAATAATAGCTATTATTGTTTACTTTACAGGATTTATGATGCTGGAGCCAATAATGCCTTCCCTTATGAGCAGATATGCAAAGCCACAGGTGAAAGGGACTGCTTCCGGTGTTTTTAATACTGCCCAGTTTCTTGGTGCTTTTGTAGGTGGCGCTGCAGCTGGTTATTTACTCCAGTATGGACATAAAGCAGTTTTTATTTTCCTTGGAATAATCACTTTTCTATGGCTTATAACTGTATTGACCCTTGAAATGCCTGTAAGTGTAAAAGAAAAAAGAATAAAAAAGTAA
- a CDS encoding serine/threonine protein kinase: protein MKFKDIKSKIKNLQLIGEGWRGEVYRGYLDNQELAFKVASEEQFIPNIQKEAQILKIVNQYGIGGKLVIAGEDFIAYEFIHGQPLKKVINKENAKALISQLLKQARILDKLGINKEEMHRPYTNVLVDDNLKVYLIDFERSKFSKNLQNVTQLIQFIIGEGSKYFPEFDKEKLIEAAKVYKKIKQKKTFRKYWIFFI from the coding sequence ATGAAATTTAAAGATATAAAAAGCAAAATAAAAAATCTACAGCTAATAGGAGAAGGATGGAGAGGGGAGGTTTATAGAGGTTATTTAGACAATCAAGAGCTGGCATTTAAGGTTGCCTCTGAGGAACAATTTATTCCTAATATCCAAAAAGAAGCCCAGATACTTAAAATTGTTAATCAGTATGGCATAGGTGGAAAACTTGTTATTGCTGGTGAAGATTTTATAGCGTATGAGTTTATTCATGGACAACCATTAAAGAAGGTAATCAACAAAGAAAATGCAAAAGCTCTTATTTCCCAGCTTCTAAAACAGGCAAGGATTCTGGACAAACTCGGTATAAACAAAGAGGAAATGCACAGACCATATACAAATGTTCTTGTTGATGATAACTTAAAGGTGTATCTAATTGATTTTGAAAGAAGCAAATTTTCTAAAAATCTTCAGAATGTAACCCAGCTAATTCAATTTATAATAGGAGAAGGAAGCAAATATTTTCCAGAATTTGATAAAGAAAAGCTAATAGAAGCGGCAAAAGTTTACAAAAAAATAAAACAGAAGAAAACTTTCAGAAAATACTGGATATTCTTCATATAA
- a CDS encoding TIGR00730 family Rossman fold protein → MEEKYFINELKKEDAWRLFKIIGDFVDGFEVLPEFIPAVTFYGSARVKEGNKYYEAARELAKKLVAKGFSIITGGGPGIMEAGNRGAKEGGGRSVGLNITLPMEQVPNPYATVTLNFRYFFARKVMFNKYATAYVLFPGGYGTLDELTETLVLIQTKKLKPFPVIMYGSEYWNGLVEWIKNKVLADGYISPEDFELFQIVDDLDEIVDIIVNFYSQHYEYEI, encoded by the coding sequence ATGGAAGAAAAATATTTTATTAATGAGCTAAAAAAGGAAGATGCATGGCGGTTATTCAAAATAATAGGTGATTTTGTTGATGGCTTTGAAGTTTTACCTGAGTTCATACCTGCGGTAACCTTTTATGGTTCTGCAAGGGTAAAAGAAGGAAACAAGTATTACGAAGCTGCCAGAGAACTTGCAAAGAAACTGGTAGCAAAAGGCTTTTCTATAATTACCGGTGGTGGTCCCGGAATAATGGAAGCTGGAAATAGAGGTGCCAAGGAAGGAGGAGGTCGTTCTGTAGGATTGAATATAACACTTCCTATGGAGCAGGTTCCCAATCCTTATGCAACAGTAACACTTAACTTTCGCTATTTTTTTGCCAGAAAAGTCATGTTTAACAAATATGCAACAGCTTATGTTTTATTCCCTGGTGGATACGGAACACTTGATGAGCTTACGGAAACACTGGTGTTAATTCAGACCAAAAAGCTGAAACCTTTTCCAGTTATTATGTATGGTAGCGAATACTGGAATGGGCTTGTAGAATGGATAAAAAATAAAGTTCTTGCAGATGGATACATATCTCCTGAGGATTTTGAGTTGTTCCAGATAGTTGATGACCTTGATGAGATAGTGGATATAATAGTGAATTTCTATTCACAACATTACGAATATGAAATTTAA
- a CDS encoding tetratricopeptide repeat protein, whose amino-acid sequence MRGKIKLLIILLFSASLIYLGIYFLQEKEIYELAKDLEKQAEIAYQKKEYKKAKSLFDRALKRYDQLIILKLFKQDEINNLKNRLSSDPIMQKVAQGYIYYQGKWINERKLEQLLKEKRRLKQKIEIYLKTAKFFDSISDIENNISIYEDAIKTIDSSPFKDEKDMKELKAKLIAKIKELSKTAAEKYKEKGNLKKVAYYYEKLLGLEKYPDPDLKKELFDIYMKIYDDYISMEEYSKALDILLKAKNLNIQGKNLEDKLDFVLSQIDIDEVQKKNINDPEVYYILAKKAYNRIDIPEAISFLKKALRLNPDHIPSLLLYGKILYETGEVDKALEVVNKVLNLQPDNPSALLLAGDIYMKKNQTDKAIPYYEKIQNLPEVKEKLFNAYKSLSFHLLTAEEYEKALNYLEKAQQIKKDPRIIKAIADIYYNQKNYDKALELYLQALKLNPELKKDINSKIAKIYISKAEKYYERKNLKQALNYYKKALAYTNNPAKIYPKIARIYEKLGDTKSALIYYQRLKSPEAKTKKAALYLKLANKEYKKGNYFVALRHYQKAISIEPSLRKNLRDRLSQIYIKIADQYYQQGKYNDALEFYKKAMAINPLISDKIEPKIYRLYLLLGKKYYQQGSYNLALKYLQKAKQAYPNNKEIIYYLGQIYLKTGNYKKALPYLEKYAKSNNDPDIINKLAIIYIKTGNLSKANQYADLLIQQGKNLPLAYYIKGKYYYSLKNYDQALKYLLKAESSGYKNPEIYYYMGKIYYDKGKYLRAITYLTKAINNGYKNENVYYIRALAYLKLKDYRKAINDLSMVLKYNPNNARAYYLRGKLYYEHGNYVKGEYRKAISDLEKAAAMGIREAERVLNEARSKSGE is encoded by the coding sequence ATGAGGGGGAAAATAAAACTACTGATAATTCTTTTATTTTCAGCCAGTTTAATATACCTTGGAATCTATTTTCTACAGGAAAAAGAGATTTACGAACTTGCAAAAGATCTTGAGAAACAAGCAGAAATAGCTTATCAAAAAAAAGAGTATAAAAAAGCAAAATCACTTTTTGATAGGGCTTTAAAAAGATATGATCAGCTTATAATCCTCAAATTATTTAAACAGGATGAGATAAACAATCTCAAAAATAGACTTTCTTCTGATCCTATTATGCAAAAAGTTGCCCAGGGATATATATACTATCAGGGTAAATGGATTAATGAAAGAAAACTTGAGCAACTTTTAAAAGAGAAAAGAAGATTAAAACAAAAAATAGAAATATACCTTAAAACTGCTAAGTTTTTCGATTCTATCTCAGACATTGAAAATAATATCTCTATATATGAAGATGCCATAAAAACAATAGATAGCAGCCCATTCAAAGATGAAAAAGATATGAAAGAGCTCAAAGCTAAACTGATTGCAAAAATAAAAGAGCTCTCAAAAACAGCCGCTGAAAAATATAAAGAAAAAGGAAATCTAAAAAAAGTAGCTTACTATTATGAAAAATTACTTGGACTTGAAAAATATCCTGATCCTGATTTGAAGAAAGAACTCTTTGATATTTATATGAAAATATATGATGACTACATATCTATGGAAGAATACTCAAAAGCTCTCGACATACTTCTTAAAGCAAAAAATCTAAACATTCAAGGCAAAAATTTAGAAGATAAATTAGATTTTGTGCTTTCACAGATAGATATAGATGAAGTCCAAAAGAAAAATATTAATGATCCTGAAGTTTATTATATACTCGCTAAAAAGGCATATAACCGAATTGATATACCGGAAGCAATATCTTTTCTTAAAAAAGCCCTGAGATTGAATCCAGACCATATTCCTTCACTTCTTTTATATGGCAAAATCCTTTATGAAACAGGAGAGGTAGATAAAGCCCTTGAAGTGGTAAATAAGGTATTAAACCTGCAACCTGATAATCCCTCCGCCTTGCTCCTTGCAGGGGATATATATATGAAAAAAAACCAGACCGATAAAGCTATTCCTTATTATGAAAAAATTCAAAATTTACCTGAAGTAAAAGAAAAACTATTTAATGCTTATAAAAGCTTAAGTTTCCATCTGCTTACTGCTGAAGAATATGAAAAAGCCCTTAATTATCTTGAAAAAGCACAACAGATTAAAAAAGATCCTCGAATTATAAAAGCTATAGCAGATATATACTATAACCAAAAAAATTATGACAAAGCTTTAGAACTTTATTTACAGGCTTTAAAACTAAATCCAGAGCTCAAAAAAGATATCAACTCAAAAATAGCAAAAATTTATATAAGCAAAGCAGAAAAATACTATGAGAGAAAAAATCTTAAACAGGCTCTCAATTATTATAAAAAAGCTCTTGCATATACAAACAATCCAGCAAAAATATATCCTAAAATTGCACGAATTTATGAAAAATTAGGGGACACTAAATCTGCTTTAATCTATTATCAACGCCTCAAATCTCCCGAAGCAAAGACAAAGAAAGCAGCCCTTTACCTTAAACTGGCAAATAAAGAATACAAAAAAGGAAACTATTTCGTTGCTCTAAGACATTATCAAAAAGCAATCTCTATAGAACCATCTTTAAGAAAAAACCTGAGGGACAGACTTTCACAAATCTATATAAAAATAGCCGACCAGTATTACCAGCAAGGTAAATATAATGATGCTTTAGAATTTTACAAAAAAGCAATGGCAATAAATCCTCTTATTTCCGATAAAATAGAACCTAAGATATACAGGCTATACCTTTTGCTTGGTAAAAAATATTACCAACAGGGTTCATATAATCTGGCTCTTAAATATCTACAAAAAGCAAAACAGGCCTATCCAAACAACAAAGAAATTATATATTACCTTGGACAGATTTATTTAAAAACAGGTAATTACAAAAAAGCCCTTCCATATCTGGAAAAATATGCAAAAAGTAATAATGACCCAGATATAATAAACAAACTGGCAATCATCTACATAAAAACCGGAAATTTATCAAAAGCAAATCAGTATGCAGACCTTTTGATACAACAGGGTAAAAATCTACCCCTTGCCTACTATATAAAAGGTAAATATTATTACTCTCTAAAAAACTATGATCAGGCTCTAAAATATTTACTTAAAGCTGAATCCTCAGGATATAAAAATCCTGAAATCTACTACTATATGGGGAAAATTTATTACGACAAAGGGAAATATCTGAGAGCCATAACATATCTAACAAAAGCAATAAATAATGGATATAAAAATGAAAATGTTTACTACATAAGGGCTCTTGCTTATCTAAAACTAAAAGACTACAGAAAGGCTATAAATGATTTATCAATGGTATTAAAATATAATCCAAACAATGCCCGTGCCTATTACTTAAGAGGTAAACTTTATTATGAACATGGTAATTATGTAAAAGGAGAGTATAGAAAAGCTATATCAGACCTTGAAAAAGCTGCTGCAATGGGAATAAGGGAGGCGGAGAGAGTACTAAACGAAGCAAGGAGTAAGTCAGGAGAGTAA
- a CDS encoding PilZ domain-containing protein, with product MDERLKALESFKSATDTQITEILLLIFIILFLVLIFIAILYFRKTIKARFLKKLFYKNAKEKGLSEKIIDILWKYSKKLNRDPFLSLEVKASFEKVIDQYVNENSNYDEELIKESRKKLGFDFVPPFVPLTSTKDIELFQGGRLNYQNQTFPVSLYDKDEKYMYWLMIDLASPPDLKGKRVKIIFLRRDDAIYTLEGEVKDILNENGKIILQIPHHADLKRTQRRQYARVEIDIPVKTKILSEIKPQIIIFEGKDISAGGIRICIPQDKRKTASVGIGTELEMDFELDGKKLKINGQVVNIVERKNTICYGIKFKNIKPADESYILKFVKKKQQKLRELIKNKFG from the coding sequence TTGGACGAGAGACTAAAAGCTCTTGAATCTTTTAAGTCAGCAACAGATACGCAAATAACAGAAATTCTTCTCTTGATTTTTATAATTCTATTTTTAGTCCTGATTTTCATAGCTATTCTCTATTTTAGAAAAACAATAAAAGCCAGATTCCTAAAAAAACTTTTTTATAAAAATGCAAAAGAAAAAGGTTTATCAGAAAAAATAATAGATATTTTGTGGAAGTATTCCAAAAAACTAAATAGGGATCCATTTTTATCACTGGAAGTAAAGGCCTCTTTTGAAAAAGTGATAGACCAATATGTAAATGAAAACTCCAATTATGATGAGGAATTAATCAAAGAAAGCCGTAAAAAATTAGGTTTTGATTTTGTTCCACCATTTGTTCCTCTTACATCAACCAAAGACATTGAACTATTTCAAGGGGGTAGGCTCAACTATCAAAATCAAACATTCCCTGTTTCCCTATATGATAAAGATGAAAAATATATGTACTGGCTTATGATTGATTTGGCTTCTCCCCCTGATTTGAAAGGGAAAAGGGTAAAAATAATCTTTCTTAGAAGGGATGATGCCATATACACACTGGAAGGAGAAGTTAAAGATATTCTAAATGAAAACGGCAAAATAATACTTCAAATTCCCCATCATGCAGATCTAAAAAGAACACAGCGTAGGCAATATGCCAGAGTGGAAATTGATATACCTGTAAAAACTAAAATACTCTCTGAAATAAAACCTCAGATCATCATATTTGAAGGAAAAGATATAAGTGCAGGTGGGATAAGAATATGTATACCACAGGATAAGAGAAAAACAGCAAGTGTAGGAATCGGTACGGAGCTTGAAATGGACTTTGAACTTGATGGAAAAAAACTTAAAATAAATGGTCAGGTTGTTAATATAGTAGAGAGAAAAAATACGATCTGCTATGGTATAAAGTTCAAAAATATTAAACCAGCAGATGAATCATATATACTTAAATTTGTAAAGAAAAAACAACAAAAATTGAGAGAGTTAATAAAAAATAAGTTTGGATAA
- the glnA gene encoding type I glutamate--ammonia ligase produces the protein MAMIQCQTPDDVLRVISEKGIAFIDLKFSDPFGQWQHLTIPAHEFSAESFENGIPFDGSSIRGWKGIQESDMLLIPDPKSAFIDPFISDPTVSLICDVVDPITREPYNRDPRQIAKKAIEFLKSTGIGDIAYFGPEAEFFIFDDIKFSNGPNHSYYEVDSIEGWWNTGREEMPNLGYKTPYKRGYFPVPPLDKMFDIRRDMVKTLEEVGITVEREHHEVGTAGQGEINFRFSDLVTTGDNVLKYKYVLRNVGYRHGKYVTFLPKPIAGDNGSGMHTHFSIWKDGENQFAGDQYAGLSEIALYAIGGIIKHGKAIAAFTNPTTNSYHRLVPGFEAPVRLAYSARNRSAAIRIPMGSASPKAKRIEVRFPDASSNPYLAFVALLMAAIDGIENQIHPGEPLDKDIYSLPPEELANVPSTPASLQEAIDALKEDMEFLTKGGVMDEDFINMWIETKQEEVDAIRLVPHPKEFELYYDI, from the coding sequence ATGGCAATGATACAGTGTCAGACACCGGATGATGTTTTAAGAGTTATCTCAGAAAAAGGGATTGCTTTTATTGACCTGAAATTTTCAGACCCTTTTGGTCAGTGGCAACACCTGACAATCCCAGCACATGAATTTTCAGCTGAAAGCTTTGAAAATGGAATTCCATTTGATGGTTCTTCAATTAGAGGTTGGAAAGGCATTCAGGAATCAGACATGCTCCTGATACCTGACCCAAAATCTGCATTTATTGACCCATTTATCTCTGACCCAACAGTATCATTAATCTGTGATGTTGTTGACCCTATCACAAGAGAGCCATACAACAGAGACCCAAGACAGATAGCTAAAAAAGCTATTGAATTCCTCAAATCAACAGGTATTGGAGATATTGCTTACTTTGGACCTGAAGCAGAATTCTTTATCTTTGACGATATCAAATTCAGCAATGGTCCAAACCACTCTTACTATGAAGTAGACTCTATTGAAGGTTGGTGGAACACAGGCAGAGAAGAAATGCCTAACCTTGGATATAAAACACCTTACAAAAGAGGATATTTCCCTGTTCCACCATTAGATAAGATGTTTGACATCAGAAGAGATATGGTAAAAACACTTGAAGAAGTTGGTATCACAGTAGAAAGGGAACACCACGAAGTTGGAACAGCTGGACAGGGTGAAATTAACTTTAGATTTTCTGACCTTGTAACAACTGGTGACAACGTTCTCAAATACAAATATGTTCTCAGAAATGTAGGATACAGACATGGAAAATATGTAACATTCCTTCCAAAGCCAATTGCAGGTGATAACGGTTCTGGTATGCATACACACTTCTCTATCTGGAAAGATGGTGAAAACCAGTTTGCAGGAGACCAGTATGCAGGCCTTTCTGAAATAGCACTTTACGCAATTGGTGGTATTATCAAACACGGAAAAGCTATTGCAGCATTCACAAACCCAACAACTAACTCTTACCACAGACTTGTTCCAGGATTTGAAGCTCCAGTAAGACTTGCTTACTCTGCAAGAAACAGGTCTGCTGCTATAAGAATACCTATGGGTTCAGCATCTCCAAAAGCCAAAAGAATTGAAGTAAGATTTCCAGATGCATCTTCAAACCCATACCTTGCATTTGTTGCACTTTTAATGGCTGCAATTGATGGTATCGAAAACCAAATCCACCCAGGTGAACCATTAGATAAAGACATTTACTCTCTTCCACCAGAAGAGCTTGCAAATGTTCCATCAACTCCAGCTTCTCTCCAGGAAGCAATTGATGCCCTCAAAGAAGATATGGAATTCCTCACAAAAGGCGGAGTTATGGACGAAGACTTCATTAACATGTGGATTGAAACAAAACAGGAAGAAGTTGACGCCATCAGACTTGTTCCACATCCTAAGGAATTTGAGTTATACTATGATATCTAA
- a CDS encoding P-II family nitrogen regulator has translation MKKVEAIIKPFKLDEVKDALTEIGVYGMTVTEAKGFGRQKGHTELYRGAEYVIDFLPKLKIEIVVDDEMVEKVVETIANAARTGRIGDGKIFVIPVEDVVRIRTGERGPEAI, from the coding sequence ATGAAAAAGGTAGAAGCAATTATCAAACCGTTCAAATTAGATGAGGTAAAGGATGCCCTTACAGAGATAGGTGTATATGGTATGACTGTTACTGAGGCCAAAGGATTTGGAAGACAGAAAGGTCATACAGAGCTTTACAGAGGAGCTGAGTATGTAATAGATTTTCTTCCTAAGCTGAAGATAGAAATAGTTGTTGATGATGAAATGGTTGAAAAGGTTGTTGAAACAATAGCCAATGCAGCCAGAACAGGAAGAATAGGAGATGGAAAAATATTTGTTATTCCTGTTGAAGATGTTGTGAGAATTAGAACAGGTGAAAGAGGCCCTGAGGCTATTTAA
- a CDS encoding aldehyde dehydrogenase family protein: MIKLPMIIGGQRVDKEEKIDVIYPYTQEKIGEVPKGSPEDVQKAIEKAKIGLQKLKELSSYEKYKILLKVANLLEERKEEFARTIVYEVGKTIREARTEVERAINTITLSAEEAKRIEGEYVHIDASPNGKGKKGFYFREPAGIVAAITPFNFPLNLTAHKIAPSIAAGCPFVLKPSERTPLSPTMLCELFLEAGVPEEAVSIIPGFADVGQAMTTHPDVRVVSFTGSLKVGEIIAKQAGLKKIVMELGSNSAVVVDEDANLELAAKKAVAGGFAVAGQVCISVQRILVHEKVADRFYELLKQEVSKLKFGDPMDEETDVGPIITVDEVNRIQSWIQEAVEKGAKVATGGEAEKTIFKPTVVVDVPEETKLFYEEAFAPVVTVKKFKDMDEALALVNKSNYGLQVGVFTNNIKNAWKFIENAEVGGVIINDIPTFRADNMPYGGVKGSGIGREGPKFAIEDYTEIKVVVFDLNA; this comes from the coding sequence ATGATAAAACTTCCGATGATAATTGGTGGGCAGAGGGTAGATAAAGAAGAAAAAATAGATGTTATTTATCCCTACACCCAGGAAAAAATCGGAGAAGTTCCAAAAGGCTCCCCTGAAGATGTCCAAAAGGCCATAGAAAAAGCAAAAATTGGCCTTCAAAAACTAAAGGAACTATCCTCTTACGAAAAATACAAAATTCTCCTGAAAGTAGCAAATCTTCTTGAAGAAAGAAAAGAAGAGTTTGCCAGAACAATTGTTTATGAAGTAGGAAAAACAATAAGAGAAGCCAGAACAGAAGTTGAAAGGGCAATTAACACTATCACCTTATCAGCCGAGGAAGCCAAAAGAATAGAAGGTGAGTATGTTCATATAGATGCTTCTCCCAATGGTAAAGGTAAAAAAGGCTTTTATTTCAGAGAACCAGCCGGCATTGTTGCGGCTATAACACCTTTTAATTTTCCACTTAATCTTACAGCCCATAAAATAGCCCCTTCAATTGCGGCAGGTTGTCCGTTTGTTCTGAAACCCAGCGAAAGAACACCACTTTCTCCGACAATGCTATGTGAGCTGTTTCTGGAAGCCGGAGTTCCAGAAGAAGCAGTTTCTATCATCCCTGGTTTTGCAGATGTTGGACAGGCAATGACAACCCATCCAGATGTTAGAGTGGTTTCTTTTACAGGCTCCCTTAAAGTAGGTGAAATAATAGCAAAACAGGCAGGACTGAAAAAAATTGTTATGGAGCTTGGTTCTAACTCCGCTGTTGTGGTTGATGAAGATGCCAACCTTGAGCTTGCAGCTAAAAAAGCTGTTGCAGGTGGATTTGCAGTTGCAGGACAGGTCTGTATATCAGTTCAAAGAATACTGGTCCATGAAAAAGTTGCAGATAGATTTTATGAACTATTAAAACAGGAAGTTTCAAAACTTAAATTTGGAGACCCTATGGATGAAGAAACAGATGTGGGACCTATAATAACCGTAGATGAGGTAAATAGAATCCAGTCATGGATTCAGGAAGCTGTTGAAAAAGGAGCTAAAGTTGCAACAGGTGGTGAAGCAGAAAAAACTATATTCAAACCTACAGTGGTAGTAGATGTGCCGGAAGAAACCAAATTATTCTATGAGGAAGCATTTGCTCCAGTTGTTACAGTAAAAAAATTTAAGGATATGGATGAAGCACTGGCACTGGTAAACAAATCCAATTATGGTCTTCAGGTGGGAGTCTTCACGAATAACATAAAAAATGCATGGAAATTCATTGAGAATGCAGAAGTAGGCGGTGTAATCATAAATGACATACCTACATTCAGGGCAGACAATATGCCTTATGGAGGAGTAAAGGGAAGCGGAATAGGAAGAGAAGGACCAAAGTTTGCAATTGAGGATTATACAGAAATAAAAGTGGTTGTTTTTGACCTGAATGCTTAA